Proteins from a genomic interval of Thermoanaerobacterium thermosaccharolyticum DSM 571:
- a CDS encoding flagellar brake protein, with amino-acid sequence MENIKPGQKIEISIGKSNNKYTSKIDDISADGTLLIEAPMHNGHFVPVRIGAKLNITFFNKNGIYTFDGIVINRFLGNISFIQLKRITDIEKLQRRQFFRLEKIMEFKYKKSDDSEIMEKGVIKDISGGGFRAKVKKKLEVGTEIICFLNLDDEFEEIAQKCKVIRCNFFEDGYEIAVQYADIEDRLREKIISFIFKEQRKLKRRQINL; translated from the coding sequence ATGGAGAACATAAAACCAGGGCAAAAGATTGAAATAAGTATAGGCAAAAGTAATAACAAATATACATCGAAAATTGATGATATCTCGGCTGATGGTACTCTATTGATTGAGGCTCCAATGCACAATGGACACTTTGTTCCAGTAAGGATCGGCGCAAAATTGAACATTACTTTTTTTAATAAAAACGGTATATATACATTTGATGGCATTGTAATAAATAGATTTTTAGGTAATATTTCATTTATACAATTAAAAAGAATAACTGATATTGAGAAGTTGCAAAGAAGGCAATTCTTTAGATTAGAGAAGATAATGGAATTTAAATATAAGAAATCTGACGACAGTGAAATAATGGAAAAGGGAGTCATAAAAGATATAAGTGGAGGAGGTTTTCGGGCAAAAGTTAAGAAAAAATTAGAAGTGGGAACTGAAATAATTTGTTTTTTAAATTTAGACGATGAGTTTGAAGAAATCGCACAAAAGTGTAAAGTTATCAGATGTAATTTTTTTGAAGATGGGTATGAAATAGCTGTACAATATGCCGATATAGAAGATAGATTGAGAGAAAAGATAATATCATTTATTTTTAAAGAGCAAAGAAAATTAAAAAGGCGACAAATAAATTTATAA
- the fliR gene encoding flagellar biosynthetic protein FliR, whose product MELSYYILNNVQYFLIVFVRMLGIFILTPLFGTRSLPSMFKIGLAFFTSIIMFDLVKVNIDANNLYQYVVIVFNEFLVGLLIGLASMVSFSAIYLAGQIIDYQLGFSIVNVLAAGEETQVPLVGNFVYILTLLLFLLINGHHKLFVILFQSYSLIPVGTAFLHSESINVVFTKIVSDMFVLGFRISAPIVLSTLLTDITLSIISRTIPQLNVFMIGMPIKIFIGIFTLFIMLPMYLAIIDVLFNGMYSDIYLLLKSMVKG is encoded by the coding sequence ATGGAACTGAGTTATTACATTTTAAACAATGTACAATACTTCTTAATAGTGTTTGTGCGAATGCTTGGTATTTTTATACTGACACCACTGTTTGGAACAAGATCGTTGCCTTCGATGTTTAAAATTGGCCTTGCTTTCTTTACATCGATAATTATGTTTGATTTAGTGAAGGTAAACATCGATGCAAATAATTTATATCAGTACGTTGTAATTGTGTTTAATGAGTTTTTGGTTGGTTTATTGATTGGCCTAGCTTCCATGGTTTCATTTAGTGCTATTTATTTGGCTGGACAAATAATAGATTATCAATTGGGTTTTAGCATTGTCAATGTTCTTGCTGCAGGTGAAGAGACACAGGTGCCTTTGGTTGGAAATTTTGTATACATACTTACGCTGCTATTATTCCTACTGATAAACGGACATCACAAATTGTTTGTAATACTGTTTCAGAGCTATAGTTTGATACCTGTTGGTACCGCATTTTTGCATTCAGAAAGTATCAATGTTGTTTTTACGAAGATTGTATCAGATATGTTTGTGCTAGGTTTCAGAATCAGTGCACCAATCGTTCTTTCAACATTGCTTACTGATATAACATTAAGCATAATTTCAAGAACGATTCCACAGCTAAATGTATTTATGATTGGCATGCCTATTAAAATATTTATCGGCATATTCACATTATTTATAATGTTGCCAATGTATTTAGCAATCATAGATGTTTTATTCAACGGGATGTACTCTGATATATATTTGCTTTTAAAATCTATGGTAAAAGGATGA
- the fliQ gene encoding flagellar biosynthesis protein FliQ, translating into MDPGVVLDIGREALMVTMIVSAPLLIVSLLIGLIISIFQATTQIQEQTLTFVPKILAIFASIILFGPWMLTILINYTQKLILNINNFIK; encoded by the coding sequence ATGGATCCTGGAGTAGTTCTTGATATTGGAAGGGAAGCATTAATGGTAACAATGATTGTATCAGCGCCGCTTTTAATTGTATCTCTATTGATAGGACTCATTATAAGTATATTTCAAGCGACAACACAGATTCAGGAGCAGACTTTGACATTTGTACCGAAGATTTTAGCTATTTTTGCTTCTATAATATTGTTTGGGCCATGGATGCTAACAATATTAATTAATTATACACAAAAATTAATATTGAACATTAATAATTTTATTAAGTAG
- a CDS encoding DEAD/DEAH box helicase family protein — MKVKRYIADNYQDALRMIKTEMGSDAIILQQNSYKEKGLKGLFKKKKVEVLAAVEENKIDERDIFYKDLYEIKSLLREFKKSENREDDKKDLRDKLIYIGVDEDLTKILTEGISEITDDNIKILQKRIVNFIGPPKKINCLNEKKRVVFIGPTGVGKTTTIAKIASHLILREKKNVLLITADIFRIAGAEQLKIYGEILGVPVKVVNNIFDLNRLESEISNYDIVLIDTAGRSHTDSRKMQELKTFLQYGSYDDIYLCLSATTKNSDAKKIIKSYDFINDYNLLFTKLDETDNYSVILNSIYYSKKPISYVTTGQIVPDDICLADSKMIAQNILKGN; from the coding sequence GTGAAAGTTAAGCGCTATATAGCGGATAATTATCAGGATGCTTTAAGAATGATAAAAACTGAAATGGGCAGTGATGCTATTATTCTACAACAAAATAGTTATAAAGAAAAGGGACTTAAAGGGTTATTCAAAAAGAAGAAAGTTGAAGTACTGGCAGCAGTTGAAGAAAATAAAATTGATGAAAGAGATATCTTTTATAAAGATTTGTATGAAATTAAATCTCTTTTAAGAGAATTTAAAAAAAGTGAAAATAGAGAAGATGACAAAAAGGATTTAAGAGATAAGTTAATTTACATAGGTGTTGATGAAGATTTAACTAAAATCTTAACCGAAGGAATAAGCGAAATAACCGACGACAATATAAAGATATTGCAAAAGAGAATCGTTAACTTTATTGGACCGCCAAAAAAGATAAACTGCTTAAATGAAAAAAAACGTGTTGTTTTTATCGGTCCTACAGGTGTAGGTAAAACGACGACTATTGCAAAAATAGCTTCTCACTTAATATTAAGGGAAAAGAAAAATGTATTGCTGATAACTGCAGACATTTTTAGAATCGCAGGTGCTGAACAGCTAAAGATATATGGTGAAATTTTAGGAGTGCCAGTAAAGGTAGTTAACAACATTTTTGATTTAAATAGATTGGAAAGTGAAATAAGCAATTATGATATAGTGTTGATTGATACTGCAGGAAGAAGTCATACGGATTCTAGAAAAATGCAAGAACTGAAGACTTTTTTACAGTATGGTTCTTATGATGATATATATTTGTGCTTAAGTGCAACAACGAAAAACAGTGATGCTAAAAAAATTATTAAGTCGTATGATTTTATCAATGACTACAATTTGCTTTTTACAAAATTAGATGAAACAGACAATTACAGTGTCATTTTAAATTCAATATATTATTCGAAAAAGCCTATATCATATGTAACAACAGGACAGATAGTTCCTGATGATATTTGCTTAGCTGATAGCAAAATGATAGCACAAAATATTTTGAAGGGGAATTAA
- a CDS encoding chemotaxis protein CheA: MDTNQYLEIFLEESEEHIESLNENLLQLEKNPEDSHIIDEIFRSAHTLKGMAATMGFENMTRLTHKMEDVLQEIRSNSIKVTSNLMDVLFKCMDALSSMTGIISESGNDSYDIENLIELLETNNSKEEVAATNIENSKSLDSNNINVYEKDIIEKAASQGYKTYSIEVVIDKNCVMKSARAFIVFNTLDNLGDIVDSTPSVEDIEDEKFDDRFTVHLISKHEKDVIKSKLMSISEIKNINIEELLYSKEIKDNKKFGPTNLGSNDQIKHSKTNKSVRVDIERLDNLMNLVSELIIIKTRLEGIESNEKNPDTISTIEYLERITTNLHDAVMKVRMVPVERVFNRFPRMVRDLSRELNKKITLNMYGQDTEVDRTVIDEIGDPLVHLMRNSIDHGIETPEVRVKKGKPETGVINLKAYHEGNNVIIEVSDDGSGINFEKVKNKAYEKGMLSADEVEELSNEKLIKLLFEPGFSTSDTISDISGRGVGLDVVKNKIESLNGSIEVKTEVDKGTKFIIKLPLTLAIIQALLVMVGNEKYAFPLNSISEIVNKNKNEIHLVQGKEVVMYRGKVIPLIRLHNILDLKSNEDSDNFICVIIKKGDNLAACSVDELIGQQEIVIKPLGKYLSNVKIIAGATILGDGQVALIIDSNNLF, translated from the coding sequence ATGGATACAAATCAATACTTAGAGATATTTTTGGAAGAATCTGAAGAACATATTGAGAGTTTAAATGAAAATCTTCTTCAACTTGAAAAAAATCCAGAGGATTCACATATTATTGATGAAATATTTAGATCTGCTCATACACTTAAAGGAATGGCTGCTACTATGGGCTTTGAAAACATGACTAGATTGACACACAAAATGGAAGATGTTTTGCAAGAAATAAGAAGCAATTCTATAAAAGTTACCAGCAACCTCATGGATGTATTATTTAAATGCATGGATGCATTAAGTTCAATGACAGGAATTATATCTGAAAGTGGAAACGATTCATATGACATTGAAAATTTGATTGAATTATTAGAAACAAATAATTCGAAAGAAGAAGTAGCAGCGACGAATATTGAAAATTCGAAATCTCTTGACAGCAACAATATAAATGTATATGAAAAAGACATAATAGAAAAGGCTGCATCTCAAGGCTATAAAACTTACAGCATAGAAGTGGTCATAGATAAAAATTGTGTAATGAAGTCGGCAAGAGCTTTTATTGTTTTTAATACTTTAGATAATCTAGGAGATATTGTCGATTCTACACCTTCAGTGGAAGATATAGAGGATGAAAAGTTTGATGATAGATTTACAGTTCATTTAATCAGCAAACATGAAAAAGATGTTATAAAATCTAAGCTAATGTCGATTTCAGAAATAAAAAATATAAATATAGAGGAATTGTTGTATTCAAAGGAAATTAAAGATAATAAGAAATTCGGACCAACAAATCTAGGCTCAAATGATCAAATAAAACATAGTAAGACTAATAAAAGCGTTAGAGTTGATATTGAGAGATTAGACAATTTAATGAACCTTGTCAGTGAGTTGATTATAATTAAAACGCGTCTTGAAGGCATTGAATCTAACGAAAAAAATCCCGATACGATTTCAACGATTGAGTATTTAGAAAGAATAACGACAAACCTTCATGATGCGGTAATGAAAGTCAGAATGGTTCCAGTTGAAAGAGTGTTTAACCGTTTTCCACGCATGGTCAGAGATTTATCTAGGGAATTAAATAAAAAAATTACGCTTAATATGTATGGCCAGGATACAGAAGTTGATCGTACCGTAATTGATGAAATAGGTGATCCACTTGTACATTTAATGAGGAATTCTATAGATCACGGAATAGAAACACCAGAAGTCCGTGTAAAAAAAGGCAAGCCTGAGACAGGTGTTATTAATCTCAAAGCATATCATGAAGGCAATAATGTAATAATCGAAGTGAGTGATGATGGTTCTGGCATTAACTTTGAAAAAGTAAAAAATAAAGCTTATGAAAAAGGAATGCTATCTGCTGATGAAGTTGAAGAACTATCAAATGAAAAATTGATAAAGTTGCTTTTCGAACCTGGATTTAGCACATCTGATACGATATCTGATATTTCAGGCAGAGGTGTTGGACTAGATGTAGTAAAAAATAAAATAGAATCTTTGAATGGATCTATTGAAGTTAAAACAGAAGTAGACAAAGGCACAAAATTTATAATAAAACTGCCATTAACTTTAGCAATAATTCAAGCTTTGTTAGTCATGGTAGGCAACGAAAAATATGCTTTTCCATTAAACTCAATATCAGAGATTGTAAACAAGAATAAAAATGAAATACATTTAGTGCAGGGTAAAGAAGTAGTTATGTACAGAGGTAAGGTCATCCCTCTTATAAGATTGCACAATATTCTCGATCTGAAGTCAAATGAAGACAGTGATAATTTTATCTGCGTAATAATAAAAAAAGGTGATAATCTTGCAGCATGTAGTGTTGATGAACTTATTGGACAGCAGGAAATAGTAATAAAGCCATTGGGTAAATATTTAAGCAATGTAAAAATAATTGCCGGTGCAACGATACTTGGTGATGGACAAGTTGCACTTATCATAGATTCAAATAATTTATTTTAA
- a CDS encoding flagellar biosynthetic protein FliO, translating to MSSDSVVFQAVTFLLIFVFVVFLAYYVTAFINKKALNIYKGNNFDIIDHLNLGKDKNLYIIKVCNEYLLFSVTNNSIVYIKTLTADDVKMKDKNSSFKQSLNISLNNLKKLSMRNLGGNEHDTYKKN from the coding sequence ATGTCTAGCGATAGCGTGGTTTTTCAAGCCGTTACATTTCTTTTAATATTTGTATTCGTAGTTTTTTTGGCTTATTATGTAACAGCATTTATCAATAAAAAGGCTTTGAATATATATAAAGGAAATAATTTTGACATTATTGATCATCTGAACTTGGGCAAAGATAAAAATTTATATATAATCAAAGTTTGCAATGAATACTTGCTATTTAGTGTTACAAATAATTCTATTGTATATATAAAGACTTTAACTGCTGATGATGTTAAGATGAAGGATAAAAACAGCAGTTTCAAGCAAAGTTTAAATATTTCATTAAATAATTTAAAGAAATTATCAATGAGAAATCTAGGTGGTAATGAACATGATACATATAAAAAAAATTAG
- a CDS encoding MinD/ParA family ATP-binding protein → MDQAERLRYLFQQNNMKRCRVITVTGGKGGTGKTCISVNLSIALRKLGYNVLIIDADIGFSNAEIELGVISKFTLYDVLYGNKKIIDVINDGPIGVKFISTGGNFDLINGDIDLNVFFNNINILDNYFDYVIVDTGAGINKTVKSFIDMSDDVVVVTTPEPTAIMDAYILIKSIQELSDKNLYLIVNKVTNQSEYVSVYERLNNALINFLGTTINDLGYIHEDARISECIKAQNPIILKYQSSKPSKDITRIAENLTNHKSTKKKEGLLGIFKKMLLNSGGIYNGEHKTRAKD, encoded by the coding sequence ATGGATCAAGCTGAGAGGCTAAGATATTTATTCCAACAGAACAATATGAAAAGATGTAGAGTAATAACTGTAACCGGTGGCAAAGGTGGGACAGGTAAAACTTGTATATCAGTTAATTTGTCTATAGCATTGAGAAAGCTTGGATATAATGTGTTAATTATTGATGCAGACATAGGTTTTTCAAATGCAGAGATAGAATTAGGTGTTATATCTAAATTTACTTTATACGATGTATTATATGGTAACAAAAAAATAATAGATGTTATTAATGATGGTCCAATTGGAGTAAAATTTATATCAACGGGTGGAAACTTTGACCTTATAAATGGCGATATTGATTTGAATGTTTTTTTCAACAATATCAATATCCTTGATAATTACTTTGATTATGTAATTGTCGATACTGGTGCGGGAATCAATAAAACAGTTAAAAGTTTTATCGATATGTCAGACGATGTAGTTGTTGTTACTACGCCGGAACCGACTGCCATAATGGATGCTTATATTTTAATAAAATCAATACAAGAATTAAGCGATAAAAATCTATATTTAATAGTTAATAAAGTTACAAATCAAAGCGAATATGTATCTGTTTATGAAAGATTAAATAATGCACTGATAAACTTTTTAGGTACTACAATTAACGATTTAGGATACATTCATGAGGATGCGAGGATAAGTGAGTGCATAAAAGCGCAAAATCCTATAATTTTGAAGTACCAATCAAGCAAGCCTTCAAAAGATATCACAAGAATTGCAGAAAACCTCACAAATCATAAAAGCACTAAAAAGAAAGAAGGTCTTCTTGGAATATTTAAAAAAATGCTTTTAAATAGCGGAGGTATTTACAATGGAGAACATAAAACCAGGGCAAAAGATTGA
- the fliP gene encoding flagellar type III secretion system pore protein FliP (The bacterial flagellar biogenesis protein FliP forms a type III secretion system (T3SS)-type pore required for flagellar assembly.), which yields MIHIKKISGVVLISLILLTKVTYAASSSASPLITINAPSGPNDITSSIQIVLLLTVLTLAPSILIMMTSFTRIIVVLSFLRNALGLQQMPPNQVLIGLSLFLTFFIMAPVGVQINNDSIQPYMQGKITPQVAYVKARDPLKNFMLKQTRKNDLNLFINLAKIKVKSVNDIPLRVVIPSFIISELKTAFEIGFIIYIPFLIIDMVVASVLMSMGMFMLPPVLISLPFKLLLFILVDGWNILAKSLVIGFR from the coding sequence ATGATACATATAAAAAAAATTAGTGGGGTTGTGCTAATTTCATTAATTCTGTTGACTAAAGTTACATATGCAGCATCGAGTTCTGCTTCGCCACTGATTACAATAAATGCACCATCAGGTCCGAATGACATAACATCGAGTATTCAGATAGTTCTTCTTTTAACTGTATTAACTTTAGCACCTTCAATACTCATAATGATGACTTCTTTTACAAGAATTATTGTTGTCTTATCATTTTTGAGGAATGCTTTGGGTTTACAGCAAATGCCACCTAATCAAGTTTTAATTGGATTGTCCTTATTTTTGACGTTTTTTATAATGGCACCTGTTGGTGTGCAAATAAACAATGATTCAATACAACCCTATATGCAAGGGAAAATAACCCCACAAGTAGCATATGTCAAAGCAAGAGATCCTTTAAAAAATTTTATGTTAAAACAGACCAGAAAAAATGATTTGAATTTATTTATAAATCTGGCTAAAATTAAAGTAAAAAGTGTGAATGACATACCATTAAGAGTTGTTATTCCTTCGTTTATTATTAGTGAGCTTAAGACGGCATTTGAGATTGGTTTTATTATATACATACCATTTTTGATTATAGACATGGTTGTTGCCAGTGTATTAATGTCCATGGGAATGTTTATGTTACCGCCTGTACTTATTTCTTTGCCATTTAAACTTTTACTGTTTATTTTAGTAGATGGCTGGAATATATTAGCCAAATCATTGGTAATAGGTTTTAGATAA
- the flhB gene encoding flagellar biosynthesis protein FlhB — protein MRLQLFAGEKTEPATPKRRQDARKKGQVFQSREVTSAIITIAGFLVIYFTVQNSIEEIMNLIKYLFLNYGGASDNTFTVNGIYKLFEIILPVFLKLILPTVATVFLVALVSTYAQVGFVFTSESLNIKLERLNPLEGIKRMFSRRTILELLKAVVKIGILGYVMYSFLIGQYKGIPQLLDMSVQDLIKYSLNIFGGILLRIFIVLIVLGVVDYIFQWRDYESNLRMSKEDIKEEFKETEGNPQIKSEIKKKQRQISMRRMIQNIKKADVVITNPTHIAVALMYDNEINDAPVVVAKGQDYIAQRIKEEAIKYSIAIVENKPLAQSLYKTTDIGDSIPPELYKAVAEVLAYVYSLRGE, from the coding sequence TTGAGGTTACAACTTTTCGCCGGTGAAAAGACAGAACCAGCAACACCTAAAAGAAGACAAGATGCGAGAAAAAAAGGACAAGTCTTTCAGAGCAGGGAAGTGACTTCAGCAATAATAACAATAGCTGGATTTTTGGTTATATATTTCACTGTGCAAAATAGCATTGAAGAGATTATGAATCTTATCAAATACTTATTTCTAAATTATGGAGGCGCTAGCGACAATACATTTACAGTTAATGGAATATATAAATTGTTTGAGATTATTTTACCTGTTTTTCTGAAATTGATACTGCCTACAGTTGCAACTGTCTTTTTAGTTGCACTAGTATCGACATATGCACAGGTTGGATTTGTATTCACTTCGGAATCATTAAATATAAAGTTAGAAAGACTAAATCCATTAGAAGGCATTAAACGAATGTTTTCGAGAAGAACCATACTTGAGCTTTTAAAAGCGGTTGTAAAGATAGGAATATTAGGTTATGTTATGTACTCATTTTTAATAGGGCAGTATAAAGGTATACCTCAGCTATTAGATATGTCAGTTCAGGATCTTATTAAGTACAGCTTAAATATATTTGGCGGTATATTATTGAGAATTTTTATAGTATTAATAGTTCTTGGTGTTGTTGATTATATATTCCAGTGGAGAGATTACGAATCAAATTTGAGAATGAGCAAGGAAGACATAAAAGAAGAATTTAAAGAGACTGAAGGCAATCCTCAAATAAAATCAGAAATTAAAAAGAAACAAAGACAAATTTCTATGAGGAGAATGATACAAAACATTAAAAAAGCGGATGTTGTTATTACAAATCCAACCCATATAGCTGTTGCTTTAATGTATGACAATGAAATTAATGATGCTCCTGTAGTTGTTGCGAAAGGCCAAGACTATATCGCTCAGAGAATAAAAGAAGAAGCAATTAAATATTCGATTGCTATTGTAGAAAATAAGCCACTTGCTCAATCATTGTACAAAACGACTGATATTGGAGACAGCATACCGCCTGAATTATATAAGGCAGTAGCAGAAGTTTTGGCATATGTTTACAGCTTAAGAGGTGAGTAG
- the flhA gene encoding flagellar biosynthesis protein FlhA — protein MKFSDLIAAMFVVGIVLIIIIPVPSILLDFLLILNISLSIIILLTTMYVKDAMDFSIFPSILLITTLMRLSLNISSTRLILTSGFAGNVIHAFGSFVIGNNPIVGFLVFIIIAIVQFIVITKGAERVSEVSARFTLDAMPGKQMSIDADLNAGIINDKEAKERRRKIQEEAKFFGSMDGASKFVKGDAIVGIVIMIINIIAGLIIGMTMKGMDINQAINTYTILTVGDGLVSQIPALLISTATGIIVTRTASETNMGNDVIKQLLREPRVLQITGVLLILMAFIPMLPAIPLLIIGSLFTYLGFSNRKKNTESERVKNEDLKELEEIRDPKRAYDLLQVDPIELEFGYELIPIASNELLDRIVMIRRQIALDLGLVVPMVRLRDNIQLKPNEYIIKIRGNEVGRGNVYVNKYLCMQVGEMNSDIKGISTREPAFGLPALWIDDSEKSKAEMLGCTVVDVPSVISTHLTSVIKKYSDELLGRQEVKELLDNIRLTNPALVDEIVPKLLSLGDIEKVLCNLLREEISIRDMVTILETLADYAPSTKDTDVLTEYVRQSLKRAITNKYAKDGKLQVITLDPEIEKSIQNAINQTDHGSYLALSPDAMQKILKAIHNIMKKLTIKGEQPIILTAPIIRFYLRKLVEQISKDIVVLSYNELLPNIEVFSVGTVKLSES, from the coding sequence TTGAAATTTTCAGATTTAATTGCAGCAATGTTTGTCGTAGGGATTGTGTTAATTATAATCATTCCAGTACCATCAATTTTATTAGACTTTTTGCTGATCTTAAATATTTCGCTGTCAATAATTATATTGCTTACGACAATGTATGTTAAAGATGCAATGGATTTTTCTATATTTCCCTCTATATTGCTTATAACGACTTTGATGAGATTATCCCTGAATATTTCCTCTACAAGGCTAATTTTAACGTCTGGATTTGCAGGAAATGTGATACATGCTTTTGGCAGTTTCGTTATTGGCAATAATCCTATAGTTGGTTTTTTAGTGTTTATAATTATAGCAATTGTTCAATTTATTGTCATAACAAAAGGAGCCGAAAGAGTATCTGAAGTTTCAGCAAGATTTACATTAGATGCAATGCCAGGTAAGCAAATGTCGATTGATGCTGATTTAAATGCAGGAATTATAAATGATAAGGAAGCAAAAGAAAGAAGAAGAAAGATTCAAGAAGAAGCTAAATTTTTTGGCTCAATGGATGGTGCAAGTAAATTTGTAAAAGGCGATGCAATTGTTGGAATTGTAATAATGATTATAAATATAATAGCTGGTTTAATCATAGGAATGACTATGAAAGGGATGGACATAAATCAAGCAATAAATACATATACAATTTTAACAGTTGGTGATGGACTAGTTAGTCAAATACCTGCTTTACTTATATCAACAGCCACCGGCATTATAGTAACAAGAACAGCATCGGAAACAAATATGGGCAACGATGTGATAAAACAGCTTTTGAGAGAACCGAGAGTGCTGCAAATTACAGGTGTATTGCTTATTTTAATGGCATTTATACCTATGCTTCCCGCTATTCCGTTGCTTATCATTGGTTCTTTATTTACATATTTAGGATTTTCTAATAGAAAGAAAAATACAGAAAGCGAGCGAGTCAAAAACGAAGATTTAAAGGAATTGGAGGAAATTAGAGATCCAAAACGCGCATACGATCTTTTGCAAGTTGATCCTATTGAACTGGAATTTGGATATGAATTGATTCCTATAGCAAGCAACGAGTTATTGGACAGAATCGTAATGATTAGAAGACAAATAGCATTAGATTTAGGCTTGGTTGTGCCTATGGTGAGATTGAGAGATAATATTCAACTTAAACCAAATGAATACATAATAAAAATTAGAGGTAATGAAGTTGGAAGAGGTAATGTATACGTAAATAAATACCTATGCATGCAAGTAGGCGAAATGAATAGTGATATAAAAGGCATCAGCACTAGAGAACCTGCATTTGGGCTGCCGGCATTATGGATTGATGACAGTGAAAAATCAAAAGCCGAAATGCTGGGATGTACAGTTGTAGATGTTCCATCTGTAATATCAACGCATTTGACTAGTGTAATCAAAAAATATTCCGATGAGCTTTTGGGAAGACAAGAAGTTAAAGAATTGCTGGATAACATAAGATTGACAAATCCAGCACTTGTTGATGAGATTGTGCCGAAATTGTTGAGTTTGGGTGATATTGAAAAAGTATTGTGTAATTTGTTACGTGAAGAAATTTCAATACGGGATATGGTTACTATATTGGAAACACTTGCTGATTATGCACCAAGTACAAAAGATACAGACGTTTTAACAGAGTATGTAAGGCAATCATTAAAAAGAGCTATTACAAACAAATATGCGAAGGATGGAAAGCTTCAAGTTATAACACTAGATCCAGAAATTGAGAAATCCATTCAAAATGCAATTAACCAGACAGACCATGGTTCGTATTTGGCTCTTTCACCTGATGCAATGCAAAAAATATTAAAAGCAATTCACAACATCATGAAAAAACTGACAATTAAAGGAGAACAGCCTATTATACTGACTGCACCAATTATTAGATTTTATTTAAGAAAGTTGGTTGAACAGATATCGAAAGATATAGTCGTTTTATCTTATAACGAGCTTTTACCAAATATAGAGGTATTTTCTGTAGGGACGGTGAAATTAAGTGAAAGTTAA
- a CDS encoding response regulator, with product MSKIMIVDDAAFMRMMIKDIITKNNLGSVIEAEDGSVAVEKYNQEKPDLVLMDITMPEMDGIQAVRQIVKKDPNAKIVMCSAMGQQAMVIEAIQAGAKDFIVKPFQPDRVIEAVKKMLK from the coding sequence ATGAGCAAAATTATGATAGTAGATGACGCAGCTTTCATGAGAATGATGATAAAGGATATAATCACAAAAAATAATCTCGGCAGTGTTATAGAAGCTGAAGATGGTTCAGTAGCCGTAGAAAAGTACAATCAAGAAAAACCGGATCTGGTATTGATGGACATTACAATGCCAGAAATGGATGGCATCCAAGCAGTAAGACAAATAGTAAAAAAAGATCCTAATGCTAAGATAGTTATGTGCTCGGCCATGGGACAACAGGCTATGGTTATTGAAGCAATACAGGCAGGTGCTAAAGATTTTATAGTAAAGCCATTTCAACCTGACAGAGTAATTGAAGCTGTCAAAAAAATGTTGAAATGA